In Zingiber officinale cultivar Zhangliang chromosome 8B, Zo_v1.1, whole genome shotgun sequence, a single genomic region encodes these proteins:
- the LOC122016793 gene encoding iron-sulfur assembly protein IscA, chloroplastic-like, whose translation MALSSGVSSKLLFRLRGGEPRTATAHRSSVRFPRYFRRRSLVCRSSLASAVPQSGSVAPAISLTDKALNHLNQMRSERKEDLCLRIGVRQGGCSGMSYTMEFENRANARSDDSIIEYNGFVIVCDPKSLLFVYGMQLDFSDALIGGGFSFKNPNATQTCGCGKSFAAEM comes from the exons ATGGCGCTCTCCTCCGGAGTCTCGAGCAAGCTCTTATTCCGATTGCGCGGCGGAGAACCTCGAACTGCGACCGCTCATCGGTCTTCTGTTAGGTTTCCCCGCTATTTCCGTCGCCGGAGCTTGGTCTGTCGATCGTCGCTTGCTTCAG CTGTTCCACAGTCTGGTAGCGTTGCTCCTGCAATTTCattaactgataaagcattaaaccATTTGAATCAAATGAGATCTGAACGCAAAGAAGATCTGTGCTTGAGAATTGGAGTGAGGCAAGGTGGATGTTCTGGCATGTCCTACACTATGGAGTTCGAAAACCGAGCTAATGCACGGTCTGATGACTCAATCATAGAATACAATGGCTTTGTGATCG TATGCGATCCCAAGAGCTTACTCTTCGTATACGGGATGCAGTTAGATTTCAGCGATGCACTCATAGGTGGTGGCTTTTCATTTAAGAACCCTAACGCAACACAAACTTGTGGCTGCGGCAAATCCTTCGCCGCGGAAATGTAG
- the LOC122014576 gene encoding heat shock 70 kDa protein 15-like, protein MSVVGFDVGNESGIVAVARQRGIDVVLNDESKRETPAVVCFGEKQRFIGTAGAASSTMNPKNSISQIKRLLGLKFSDPEVQKDIQSFPFKVTEGPDGFPLVHANYLGELRAFTPTQILAMVLSNLKSIAEKNLNAAVVDCCIGIPVYFSDLQRREMLDAATIAGLHPLRLFHETTATALAYGIYKTDLPENDQLNVAFVDVGHASMQVCIAGYKKGQLKILSHSYDRSLGGRDFDEVIFNYFATKFRDEYKIDVYQNARACIRLRAACEKLKKVLSANPVAPLNIECLMDEKDVKGFIKREEFEQISIPILERVKGPLEKALAEAGLTVENIHSVEVVGSGSRVPAIIKILTEFFGKEPRRTMNASECVARGCALQCAILSPTFKVREFQIHESFPFSIAFSWKGSALDSQNGAENQQTTVVFPKGNLLPSVKSLTFYRHATFGVDAVYADAGDVHGAAKISSYTIGPFQSNTGERARLKVKVRLNLHGIISIDSAMMLEEEVEVPVSAAEQPPKESVKMDTDEAANDSSKTETDVNMEDVKTSGGVDNGVPESEQRPPQMETDNKVEAVKKKVKKTNVPVKELVYGGMSAEELQKSVEKEFEMALQDRVMEETKDKKNAVEAYVYDMRNKLYDKYEAFVTSPEKDELIAKLQEVEDWLYEDGEDETKGVYVAKLEELQKQGNPIEERYKEWTERGPAIDQLVYCINSFRGAALSNDPKFDHIDIAEKQKVVSECGEAEAWIREKQQLQDASPKYATPVLFSADIKRKTEALDRFCKPIMTKPRPAPPKVQTPPSTPTPGDQSQASEPQSHGGNASGEHVSDEGSQPPPAEATEPMDTDRSESAPSA, encoded by the exons atgaGCGTTGTTGGATTTGACGTCGGCAATGAGAGCGGCATTGTTGCGGTAGCAAGGCAGCGTGGCATCGATGTGGTTCTGAACGATGAATCAAAGCGTGAGACTCCTGCTGTTGTCTGCTTTGGCGAGAAGCAGCGCTTTattgggactgctggtgctgcgTCTTCAACGATGAACCCTAAGAACTCAATATCGCAGATCAAGCGTCTTCTGGGTCTGAAATTTTCAGATCCTGAGGTACAGAAGGATATTCAGTCCTTTCCGTTTAAGGTGACTGAAGGGCCCGATGGGTTTCCACTGGTCCATGCAAACTACCTTGGTGAACTGAGGGCATTTACTCCGACCCAGATCCTTGCCATGGTTCTATCCAATCTGAAGAGTATTGCAGAGAAGAATCTAAATGCAGCAGTTGTTGATTGTTGCATTGGAATTCCAGTTTACTTCAGTGATCTTCAGAGGAGAGAGATGTTAGATGCTGCTACAATTGCTGGTTTGCATCCTCTCCGCTTGTTCCATGAGACCACTGCCACTGCACTGGCTTATGGTATCTATAAGACAGACTTACCAGAGAATGATCAGCTTAATGTGGCTTTTGTTGATGTTGGACATGCAAGCATGCAAGTTTGTATTGCTGGTTACAAGAAGGGGCAGCTAAAAATATTGTCTCATTCATATGATCGGTCTCTTGGTGGGAGAGATTTCGATGAAGTTATTTTTAATTACTTTGCCACTAAGTTCAGAGATGAGTACAAGATAGATGTGTATCAAAATGCTAGGGCTTGTATCAGGCTCCGAGCAGCATGTGAGAAGCTAAAGAAGGTTCTTAGTGCAAACCCTGTGGCTCCATTGAACATTGAGTGTCTaatggatgagaaggatgtgaaAGGCTTTATTAAGAGAGAAGAGTTTGAGCAGATCAGCATTCCCATCTTGGAGCGTGTCAAAGGGCCATTAGAGAAAGCACTTGCCGAAGCTGGGCTGACTGTGGAGAATATTCACTCAGTTGAAGTTGTCGGATCAGGGTCCCGTGTTCCAGCTATTATCAAAATTTTGACAGAGTTCTTTGGCAAAGAGCCTAGGCGTACCATGAATGCAAGTGAGTGTGTGGCCCGTGGTTGTGCCCTTCAATGTGCTATACTAAGTCCCACTTTCAAAGTGCGAGAATTTCAG ATTCATGAGAGTTTCCCTTTCTCAATTGCATTTTCTTGGAAAGGATCTGCTCTTGACTCTCAGAATGGAGCTGAAAATCAACAGACTACAGTGGTGTTTCCGAAAGGAAATTTACTTCCCAGTGTCAAATCTCTTACATTCTATAGGCATGCTACATTCGGTGTCGATGCTGTATATGCAGATGCAGGTGATGTGCATGGTGCAGCTAAGATCAGCAGTTATACG ATTGGACCATTCCAATCTAACACTGGTGAGCGGGCTAGGTTGAAAGTAAAAGTTCGCTTGAATCTTCATGGAATCATTTCTATCGATTCAGCTATG ATGTTGGAGGAGGAAGTTGAAGTCCCAGTCTCAGCTGCAGAGCAACCACCAAAGGAATCTGTAAAAATGGACACAGATGAAGCAGCAAATGATTCCTCTAAAACAGAAACTGATGTCAACATGGAGGATGTGAAGACTTCTGGAGGCGTTGATAACGGAGTGCCAGAGTCTGAGCAAAGGCCTCCACAAATGGAAACTGATAATAAG GTTGAAGCTGTGAAAAAGAAGGTTAAGAAAACTAATGTTCCTGTAAAGGAGTTGGTTTATGGTGGGATGTCAGCTGAAGAACTACAGAAGTCTGTTGAAAAGGAAtttgaaatggcccttcaagacaGAGTGATGGAGGAAACAAAGGACAAGAAAAATGCTGTGGAGGCATATGTGTATGACATGCGAAACAAG CTTTATGATAAGTACGAGGCATTTGTCACATCCCCAGAGAAAGATGAGCTGATTGCAAAACTTCAGGAAGTTGAGGATTGGCTCTATGAAGACGGAGAAGACGAAACTAAGGGTGTTTATGTTGCTAAACTTGAGGAACTTCAAAAG CAAGGTAACCCAATCGAGGAGCGATACAAGGAGTGGACAGAAAGAGGTCCTGCAATTGATCAACTTGTTTACTGCATTAATAGCTTCAGAGGAGCAGCCTTGTCAAATGATCCCAAGTTTGACCACATTGATATAGCTGAGAAACAGAAG GTTGTCAGTGAGTGCGGTGAAGCTGAAGCATGGATAAGGGAGAAACAGCAGCTGCAGGATGCCTCGCCCAAGTATGCCACTCCGGTCCTTTTTTCGGCTGATATTAAAAGAAAGACGGAGGCCTTGGACAG GTTTTGCAAACCAATAATGACTAAACCGCGACCTGCACCACCTAAGGTGCAAACACCCCCTTCGACTCCAACACCTGGGGATCAATCTCAAGCTTCTGAGCCACAGAGCCATGGAGGGAATGCTTCAGGGGAGCATGTGTCTGACGAGGGCAGTCAACCTCCCCCAGCAGAAGCGACTGAGCCAATGGACACTGACAGATCCGAAAGTGCACCGTCAGCCTAG
- the LOC122014744 gene encoding uncharacterized protein LOC122014744 — protein MEEGNSKSDLKSLRKLGVRTTGNLKPSVSGRFSPRNSPLNGRLHSSRTRRENKATSVKWLFWRSNLVVLWLMLVIFWAYIGFHVQSKWAHGDHRKEELIGYQSKAGSSGKLAGNSITWNQDFVTENGKNLTLIKIGDTQTKKAKEVPTKANTTKIKIGDTQTKKVKEVPTKANTTKKRSRRSERRLRRASAKLKGMALENKTGEIEEGMIPRRNTSYGLIVGPFGKAEDNILGWNGEKMWGTCDRKNEFAHIVRSQSFVLVLHELSMTGAPLSMMELASEILSCGGTVFAVVLSRKGGLLTELDRRGIKVVKDRAQISFKTAMKADVIIAGSAVCSSWIEQYLAHFPGGSNQIVWWIMENRREYFDRSKDMLSQVKLIVFLSESQSKQWLSWCEEEKIHLKLQPMIVPLSVNDELAFIAGIPCSLNTPAFSAENMLMKRNMLRASVRKEMGLSDNDMLVMSLSSINPTKGQRLFLESARLVAEHNVSLKAFPKDESLVVKFPEVAHRNTDIQLNSSSISMPTNQDIVLKSNISSMATRKRRKHSKSATVLSLRNDISKSITRADGQKLRNLLAETKDKVEQNLKVLIGSLGSKSNKVLYIKAILKLLSQHSNLTKQVLWTPATTRIASLYAAADVYVINAQGLGETFGRVTIEAMAFGLPVLGTYAGGTREIVEHGVTGLLHPVGREGIQGLAQNIQYLLSNPSMKEKMGILGRRKVQEKYLKNHMYKSFANVLIKCNKIK, from the exons ATGGAGGAAGGCAATAGTAAATCGGATTTAAAATCATTGCGGAAGCTTGGAGTCAGAACGACGGGAAATTTGAAGCCTTCTGTGTCAGGGAGGTTTAGTCCTAGGAATTCTCCTCTCAATGGAAGGTTGCATTCTAGTAGAACCCGAAGGGAGAACAAGGCCACCTCTGTCAAGTGGCTTTTTTGGCGGAGCAATCTTGTAGTGCTATGGTTGATGCTTGTAATTTTTTGGGCTTACATTGGTTTCCATGTGCAATCAAAGTGGGCTCATGGTGACCATAGAAAGGAAGAACTCATTGGTTATCAGAGCAAGGCAGGTAGTTCTGGCAAATTAGCTGGAAATTCAATCACTTGGAATCAGGATTTTGTAACAGAGAATGGAAAGAACTTAACATTGATTAAGATTGGTGATACTCAGACAAAGAAAGCAAAAGAGGTCCCAACAAAAGCTAATACTACCAAGATTAAGATCGGTGATACTCAGACAAAGAAAGTAAAAGAGGTCCCAACAAAAGCTAATACTACCAAGAAGCGCAGTAGGAGATCAGAACGGAGACTGCGAAGAGCTTCAGCCAAGTTGAAGGGCATGGCTTTGGAGAATAAAACTGGCGAGATAGAGGAAGGGATGATACCAAGAAGAAATACTTCATATGGATTGATTGTGGGACCATTTGGTAAGGCAGAGGACAACATTCTGGGGTGGAATGGTGAGAAAATGTGGGGCACTTGTGATAGGAAAAATGAATTTGCTCATATTGTTCGGTCACAGTCGTTTGTGTTGGTTCTTCATGAACTTTCAATGACAGGAGCTCCGCTTTCAATGATGGAACTAGCATCAGAGATCCTGAGTTGTGGGGGTACTGTCTTTGCGGTAGTCCTAAGCAGAAAAGGTGGGCTGCTGACAGAACTCGATAGAAGAGGGATTAAAGTAGTTAAAGACAGGGCGCAGATTAGCTTCAAGACTGCCATGAAAGCAGATGTTATTATAGCTGGATCAGCTGTCTGTTCATCCTGGATAG AGCAATATCTGGCACATTTCCCAGGTGGCTCAAATCAAATAGTTTGGTGGATCATGGAGAATCGACGAGAATACTTTGACCGATCAAAGGATATGCTTAGCCAAGTGAAACTGATAGTTTTCTTGTCTGAGTCACAATCTAAGCAGTGGTTATCATGGTGCGAAGAAGAGAAGATTCATCTCAAATTGCAACCAATGATAGTTCCTCTCTCTGTGAACGATGAATTAGCTTTCATAGCTGGTATTCCATGCTCCCTGAACACTCCAGCTTTTAGTGCAGAAAACATGCTTATGAAGAGGAATATGCTAAGAGCTTCTGTTAGGAAAGAGATGGGCTTGAGTGATAATGACATGCTTGTTATGTCTCTCAGTAGCATAAACCCTACCAAAGGTCAGCGCTTGTTTCTAGAATCAGCTCGTTTGGTGGCTGAACATAATGTTTCTTTGAAAGCATTTCCAAAAGATGAATCACTTGTGGTAAAGTTTCCAGAAGTTGCTCACCGAAACACAGATATTCAGCTTAATTCTAGTAGCATCTCAATGCCAACTAACCAGGATATTGTTCTGAAGAGTAACATTAGTAGTATGGCTACTAGGAAGAGGAGAAAACATTCAAAATCAGCCACTGTTCTTTCTTTGAGAAATGATATTTCTAAGAGTATCACCAGAGCAGATGGCCAAAAATTAAGGAATCTGCTGGCAGAAACCAAGGACAAAGTAGAGCAGAACCTTAAAGTTCTTATAGGTTCACTTGGATCCAAGAGCAACAAAGTGCTTTACATAAAAGCTATCCTTAAATTGTTATCTCAACATTCAAACCTGACGAAACAAGTATTATGGACCCCAGCAACTACACGCATTGCGTCACTCTATGCTGCAGCAGATGTATACGTGATAAATGCACAG GGGCTTGGAGAAACATTTGGAAGGGTTACAATTGAAGCTATGGCTTTTGGCCTGCCG GTGCTTGGAACTTATGCAGGAGGGACCAGGGAGATTGTTGAGCATGGAGTTACCGGTCTTCTCCATCCTGTTGGGAGAGAAGGAATACAAGGTCTGGCCCAGAACATTCAGTATCTGCTGAGCAACCCATCAATGAAAGAAAAAATGGGAATTCTCGGAAGGAGAAAGGTACAAGAGAAATACCTGAAGAATCACATGTACAAGAGTTTTGCTAACGTTCTCATCAAGTGCAACAAAATCAAATAG